A single region of the Triticum dicoccoides isolate Atlit2015 ecotype Zavitan chromosome 2B, WEW_v2.0, whole genome shotgun sequence genome encodes:
- the LOC119367745 gene encoding uncharacterized protein LOC119367745, giving the protein MDTPVPKRPRLVPAPAPAPRTIADMAPEILLRLPPDDPARLMRASLVCWRWRRLLTDPAYLRRYRAFHRTPPMLGFVLNLKQHYQGMAQLVPTSSFCPAASDRPGLNVLDARHGRVLLHTAQGQRLVVWDPVTGEECKIPRVPAYALGFNAAVLCAAVGCDHLDCHGGPFRVAFVGCGERGITFACTYSSEAGAWSQRIEVEQPAFVDRRPSVLVGNMLYFTCDPYLNFKMLGYDIVRQELSVIWPPSQHEYYSCTVLVKAEDGKLGFAGVRNGTLYLWSMKDGADGNVEWVQRRVIQHKTMLRTRGLSTPPEVVGFADGHGLIFIRTGNTVFSMDLKSGHVRKVYTCRSRNYDVTVVPYMSFCTPDRAMGRLPSP; this is encoded by the exons ATGGACACGCCCGTGCCGAAACGGCCTCGCCTCGTGCCAGCACCGGCACCGGCGCCTCGGACAATCGCCGACATGGCCCcggagatcctcctccgcctccctccaGACGACCCCGCGCGCCTTATGCGCGCCTCCCTCGTCTGCTGGCGCTGGCGCCGCCTCCTCACCGACCCGGCGTACCTCCGCCGCTACcgcgcattccatcgaacacctcccaTGCTCGGCTTCGTCCTCAACCTGAAGCAGCACTACCAAGGCATGGCCCAGCTCGTCCCCACCTCCTCTTTCTGCCCCGCCGCCTCTGACCGCCCCGGCCTGAATGTGCTGGACGCCCGCCACGGCCGCGTGCTCCTCCACACCGCTCAGGGCCAGCGCCTCGTCGTCTGGGACCCCGTCACGGGTGAAGAGTGCAAGATCCCTCGCGTGCCGGCCTACGCGCTCGGCTTCAACGCGGCCGTGCTCTGCGCCGCGGTCGGCTGCGACCACCTCGACTGTCATGGCGGACCCTTCCGTGTCGCCTTCGTGGGATGCGGCGAACGCGGCATCACGTTCGCCTGCACCTACTCGTCGGAGGCCGGTGCCTGGAGCCAGCGAATTGAGGTCGAGCAGCCGGCGTTTGTTGACAGGCGACCGAGCGTCCTTGTGGGGAACATGCTCTACTTCACCTGCGATCCATACCTCAATTTCAAAATGTTGGGGTACGACATCGTCAGGCAGGAGCTGTCGGTGATCTGGCCGCCGTCCCAGCACGAGTACTACTCTTGCACTGTCCTCGTGAAAGCGGAGGATGGCAAGCTGGGGTTCGCCGGCGTGCGGAATGGCACGCTCTACCTCTGGTCGATGAAGGACGGCGCCGACGGGAATGTGGAATGGGTGCAGCGCAGAGTTATCCAGCACAAGACGATGCTCCGCACTCGTGGCCTCTCGACACCACCTGAGGTCGTTGGCTTCGCGGACGGCCACGGACTCATTTTCATTAGGACAGGCAACACGGTGTTCTCCATGGATCTCAAGTCAGGCCATGTCCGTAAGGTATACACCTGCAGGTCAAGAAACTACGACGTCACCGTTGTTCCCTACATGAGCTTCTGCACTCCAG ATCGTGCTATGGGCAGACTGCCATCGCCATGA
- the LOC119363861 gene encoding tRNA dimethylallyltransferase 2-like: MPHLAAPASPPPAPNFMSNAREAASSSPPSKRGRRKAVVVVMGATGAGKSRLAVDLAGHFAGVEVVSADSMQVYRGLDVLTNKVSLHEQNGVPHHLLSIVDPSAEFTCRDFRDHALPIIEDILDRGGLPVIVGGTNFYIQALVSPFLFEDMSEDTQGCTLSDQLDDIGLATDGVGSGYEHLKEIDPIAAQRIHPNNHRKIKRYLELYATTGALPSDLFQGEAAEDKWGRPTSSRFDCCFLWVDAELHVLDNYVNERVDCMINAGLLDEVCNIYNPGAVYTQGLRQAIGVREFDEFFRLYFTKKEPDEIKAGMLDLHDDKLKSLLDEAVSQLKANTRRLVRRQRRRLHRLNKDFGWNLHHIDATEAFQCTTGDSWNVKVIKPCADTVRRFLSNDTTLASKDCSIDGGGTRLASRELWTQYVCEACDNRVLRGAHEWEQHKQGRGHRKRTQHLKRKSKIKSTSSEAEV, from the exons ATGCCCCACCTCGCCGCACCTGCCTCTCCGCCGCCGGCTCCAAACTTTATGTCCAACGCTCGCGAGGctgcctcctcctcgccgccgtccaAAAGGGGGCGGAGGAAGGCGGTGGTGGTGGTCATGGGCGCGACGGGCGCCGGCAAGTCCCGGCTTGCCGTTGACCTGGCGGGGCACTTTGCCGGCGTCGAGGTGGTGAGCGCCGACTCCATGCAGGTCTACCGCGGTCTCGATGTCCTCACTAACAAGGTCTCCCTCCATGAGCAGAACG GTGTTCCTCACCATCTCTTGAGCATCGTCGATCCTTCGGCGGAGTTCACTTGCCGCGATTTCCGTGATCATGCCTTGCCT ATTATAGAAGATATATTGGATCGTGGCGGCCTGCCTGTTATTGTTGGTGGCACAAACTTCTATATACAG GCTCTTGTTAGTCCATTCCTCTTTGAGGATATGTCAGAAGATACGCAGGGTTGCACTTTGAGTGACCAACTCGATGATATAG GCCTTGCCACAGATGGTGTTGGAAGTGGGTATGAACACTTAAAGGAGATTGATCCTATTGCGGCACAAAGGATCCACCCAAACAACCACCGAAAA ATAAAACGTTATCTTGAGTTATATGCAACCACAGGTGCACTACCAAGCGATCTTTTCCAAGGAGAAGCTGCAGAA GACAAGTGGGGCCGGCCTACTAGCTCCAGATTTGACTGTTGTTTCCTGTGGGTGGATGCCGAGCTTCATGTTCTGGATAATTATGTCAATGAAAGAGTCGATTGCATGATTAATGctgggctgctcgatgaagtgtgcAATATATATAATCCAGGTGCCGTTTATACCCAAGGTCTACGGCAGGCCATTGGGGTTCGTGAATTTGATGAGTTTTTTAGATTATATTTTACAAAGAAAGAACCTGATGAGATAAAAGCTGGTATGCTTGATCTCCATGATGATAAGCTGAAAAGCTTGTTGGATGAAGCTGTCTCTCAGCTAAAAGCAAACACACGAAGACTTGTTCGACGCCAA AGACGGAGGCTACACCGGCTGAATAAAGACTTCGGGTGGAATTTGCATCACATCGATGCAACAGAAGCATTCCAAT GTACCACTGGTGACTCTTGGAATGTCAAGGTTATAAAACCTTGCGCAGATACTGTCAGAAGATTCTTGTCTAACGATACAACTTTGGCAAGTAAAGATTGTTCGATCGATGGTGGTGGAACTAGGTTGGCCTCAAGAGAGTTatggactcaatatgtttgcgag GCCTGCGACAACCGGGTCCTTCGAGGGGCACACGAGTGGGAACAACACAAGCAAGGCCGAGGCCACCGGAAAAGAACACAGCATTTGAAGCGGAAGAGTAAGATCAAGAGTACATCGTCTGAAGCAGAAGTATAA